In one Alnus glutinosa chromosome 14, dhAlnGlut1.1, whole genome shotgun sequence genomic region, the following are encoded:
- the LOC133857608 gene encoding axial regulator YABBY 5-like, protein MSNCIDVAPEKLCYIPCSFCNIVLAVSVPCSNLFDMVTVRCGHCTNLWTVNMAAAFQSLSWQDFQAPNYTTPDYRIDSGSSSKCNNKIAMRAQTKNATEERVVNRPPEKRQRVPSAYNQFIKEEIQRIKANNPDISHREAFSTAAKNWAHFPHIHFGLMLETNNQAKLDNGSEKHLMSMATLLNK, encoded by the exons ATGTCGAACTGCATCGATGTTGCGCCTGAGAAACTCTGCTACATCCCTTGTAGCTTTTGCAATATCGTTCTTGCG GTGAGTGTTCCATGCAGCAACCTGTTTGACATGGTCACCGTCCGATGCGGGCACTGCACCAATCTATGGACCGTGAACATGGCCGCCGCGTTTCAGTCACTGTCATGGCAAGATTTTCAG GCACCGAACTACACGACGCCGGATTACAGGATTGATTCGGGCTCCTCTTCCaaatgcaacaacaagattGCAATGCGAGCACAGACAAAAAATGCCACTGAGGAAAGGGTTGTGAATCGAC CTCCCGAGAAGAGGCAGCGAGTGCCATCTGCATACAATCAGTTTATAAA AGAGGAGATCCAGAGGATCAAGGCCAATAATCCGGATATTAGCCACAGGGAAGCGTTTAGCACTGCTGCCAAAAAT TGGGCACACTTCCCTCATATTCATTTCGGGCTGATGTTGGAGACCAATAATCAGGCTAAGTTGGACAAT GGCTCTGAGAAGCATTTAATGTCGATGGCTACACTACTGAACAAATGA